The Nitrospira sp. sequence GCCGCGAACTTTGCTGAATATGGAGCAAGTTCTGCGCAGTCCTACGAAGAGATAAAAAACTCTTCTCATTTGGATTGTAGCCGCACGATTCTTCTAGTTGGTTATCTGCTTGATGCGCTTGAGTCCCAACGTCTTCAACCTATTGGATTTGATGGTGGCTATATAGGAAATCATGCGCAATTACTCTTCAATGATGAGCGCGATACTATTTTGCTCGATCCAACGGCTGGAATAATCGCCAAAACGAGTTTTAACGACTTACTCCGTGGAGTTCCCCTTGATGAGAAAAGCATCAGGGCCTTTTCCATGAAGGACAAGAGTATTAATTCGTTTAGAGAAAATGTCTACACGGCGATAAGTCACGGGAAATATTTGCCTTCAGACCTTATGTATATGCACGAATCTCTTGCCGAGCAAAAAATGGGTGGTTCGGATTTTTATTTCACTCCCGGCGGCATTACAGTCCGATCAAAATTTAAAAATCAGAATTAGAGTACGAATCTGAACTTGACAGAACTCTCTGATTTGTTAGAGCGGAAAGCGTAGGCCCTCGCGACCTACAACAATCCGAAGGGAATGCCGGTGCCGAACGCCTCATGCGCACTCAGCACTCAGAGGAGTCATGAGATGGATCTGAAGGGAAAAAAGGTTTTGGTCATCGGTGGAGCAGGACTCATCGGATCACATGCCGTTGATGAGCTGGTCAATGAAGATGTCGCTGAGATCAGAATTTACGATAACTTTGTTCGAGGCAAGCAAGAGAATCTGTATGAGGCACTGAAGGACCCCCGTGTGAAGATCTACGACGCCGGTGGAGATATCTGCCAAACTGACATTCTAGATTCGGCGATGAACGGCATGGACGGCGTCTTCCACTTCGCGGCCTTGTGGTTGCTTCAATGCCATGAATATCCTCGATCGGCGTTTGAGGTAAATGTGCGAGGCACTTTCAATGTTCTTGAGGCCTGTGTCGCAAACAAGGTTCAGCGACTCGTCTATTCGTCCTCCGCGTCTGTGTATGGCGATGCCGTCGAAGAACCGATGACAGAAGATCATCCGTTCAACAACCAGAACTTCTATGGCGCAACCAAGATCTGTGGAGAGGCCATGGCGCGTGCTTTTTACCACCGATATGCGCTGAACGTCGTGGGTCTTCGGTATATGAACGTGTATGGCCCGAGGCAAGATTATCGCGGAGCGTATATTGCGGTGATCATGAAGATGCTCGACGCCATTGATCGTGGAGAGGGCCCGACCATTTTAGGCAACGGCAGTGAGGCCTTCGATTTTGTTGCAGTTGCCGACTGCGGACGTGCCAATATCTGCGCGATGAAAGCTGATACGACTGATCGGTTCTACAATGTAGGTACCGGCAAACGGACTTCGCTAAAAGAGTTGGCTGAGATGGTGATCAGACTTACTGACTGCAATCAGCCAATCAGGTATGCACCGCGGAGCCAGGCGACGCTGGTTCGCAACCGAATCGGCAGTCCAAAGCGGGCCAAAGAGGAACTCGGCTTTGAGGCGAAAATCGAGCTGCAAGAAGGCCTTGCCAAATTGATTGCCTGGCGTGCAGCGCATCAAGAAGAAGTCGCTGCTCGGCGGGAGGCGGCTGCAAGCTAGCGGATATCCGTGATCTGCGCCTCTAGTTTCACCAACGTCTTGGCGGTTTACCTCACTTAGCACCTGCCATTCTCTCATCACGACGGTCCGTTGCATTCATTACCGACATGTGTGGGATCACAGGGATCTTCAATTTGAACGGGGACGCGGTCTCACCAGTCGCACTGCGCAAGATGACTGATGTCATTGCGCACCGTGGGCCGGACGGAGAAGGGTTTTTTGTCGACCGCTTCATCGGTTTAGGACACCGGCGTTTGGCTATTATCGATCTGACATCGGCTGGCCAGCAACCAATGGCTACACTGGATGACCGATACATCCTCACTTATAACGGCGAAATCTATAACTTCCGGGAGCTTCGTGCCGAGTTGGAGCAGTGCGGTCATCGGTTTCGCTCTCGGACGGACACAGAAGTTCTCCTCCATGCGTATGCTGAATGGGGAGAAAAGGCGCTTGATCGTTTAAACGGGATGTTCGCATTCGCCGTTTGGGACCGTCAGCGACAGGAGCTTTTTCTCGCGCGCGACCGCTACGGCATCAAACCGCTGTACTATACGCTTCAAGACAATGCCTTTCTCTTCGGGTCGGAAGCAAAAGCGATTCTTGCCCATCCATCGTACCGGTGCGAAATGGACAAGGAAGCTCTGCTCGAGTATTTCACCTTCCAAAATTTTTTCACCGACCGGACCCTGTTTGCAAATATACGGTTACTGCCGGCCGGCTGCACGCTCCGACTTTCAATCGGGATGCGACGACTCGGCCCTGTGAGTCGATATTGGGACTATGAATTTGTCGAGCCGGAACGCGCGGGAGATGAGCGGGAGTATCTGGAAGAACTTGACCGATTGTTTTGCCAGGCAGTCCGTCGCCAACTGGTCAGCGACGTGGACGTCGGCGCCTATTTGAGTGGAGGGATGGATTCGGGTTCGATTACCGCCATAGCCGCAAAGCAGCTTCCGTATTTGAAAACCTTCACGTGCGGCTTTGATCTCCATTCGGCTTCCGGCCTTGAGTTGAGTTTTGATGAGAGGGAAAAGGCCGAATTTATGTCCTATCTCTTTAAGACCGAGCACTATGAAATGGTGCTGAAGGCCGGCGACATGGAACGTATCCTCCCCAAGCTTACCCAGCATCTTGAAGAGCCGCGTGTCGGTCAAAGTTATCCTAACTTCTACATGGCCCAATTAGCCGGCAAGTTTGTGAAGGTCGTGTTGTCCGGTGGAGGAGGCGACGAGTTATTCGGTGGGTATCCATGGCGTTATTATCGAGCCGTCATCAATAATGACTTTGAAGATTATGTCGATAAGTATTACTTATACTGGCAACGCTTAATTCCTAATAAGGACATCAAGGAGGTATTTACTCCCATCCACCGCGATGTCCAACATGTATGGACCCGCGACATCTTCCGCGATGTCTTCACAAAACATGCTCCTACACTGACCCGCCCTGAAGATTACATCAACCATTCGCTGTATTTTGAAGCGAAGACCTTCCTGCACGGCCTTCTCGTCTTAGATGATAAGTTGAGCATGGCCCACGGACTCGAAACGCGCGTTCCATTTTTAGATAATGATCTGGTCGAATTTGCGATGAACCTGCCCGTTCATTTGAAACTGGGCAACTTGTCGCACGTTATTCGTCAGGATGAGAATGACGTTGGCGACAAATCTGCGAGGTACTTTAGTAAGACCAAGGACGGTAAACTGCTGTTGAGGAAGGCGATGGAGCGGTATATCCCTTTGGAAGTCACCGACGGAGCCAAACAAGGATTCTCCGCGCCAGATGCCTCCTGGTTTAAGGGAGAAAGTATCGAATACGTCCGGCGAAAAGTGTTGAGCGAACGCGCAAGAATCTATGAATTTCTTGATCGAAAGGCGGTGGAGCGTTTGGTGACAGAGCATCTGGAAGGGAGGCAGAACCGGCGATTGCTGATCTGGTCCTTGCTGAATGTCGAGAATTGGTGTGAGCAGTTTCTTTAAGGCGCTGTGCCTACACTGTGAACGACCCACTGCTATTGGCCGGGAGACCCAGGGATGATCCCGGCAAGGAGACATCTCTTGTGCGAATAAGTCAAGCCGGAAAGATTTTTGCCTGTTCGAGATGCAAATTCGACCTGTTCATTGGCGATCAAGATCAACGAATCGCTTGCCCGTCGTGTCTGGCAGAATTTGTCAAGGATACGCTCGTCTGGAACTTCATTCCTCAGGAGAACGAGATTTCTTTGCCAATCTGGAGAGCATGGCAGGCCGTTCAAGATAACGGGGTCGCTAGTTATCAGGCGGACCCCGACCACAATTTGTCAGTGGGGAAACGGGAAGATTGCAAGCGGTTCGCCGACTTTTGCAACTATCACGGGATGGTCCTTGATGTCGGGTGCGGGCCTCAGCCTTGGCCGGCATACTTTGACGCAGACGAGAAAGTGTTTTTCATAGGGGTCGATCCGCTCGCAGGAACACAACCGAGTGGATATCTGACTATGAAAGCCTTGGCTGAATATCTTCCATTCCGCGACCGGGTATTCGATCACGTCCTGTTCAGCACGACTCTGGATCATTTCGTCGACCCGGTGGAATCGCTGAGAGAGGCTGTGCGCGTATGCAAGCCCTCGGGTGAAATCGACGTGTGGTTAGGTGAAAAAAAGCCGGGAGCGCCTACCCCGGTGAGTTCGCCTGAGTGGTATACACGTCTAAAGAAGCCAGAACTAGCTGAAGATGTGTTCCACATTAAACGACTCAACTCCGATGAATTCCGCGCGATTGCGAAGAAGGTAGGTGTGCATATTGTGCAAGCCGAAGCCCATCCGATCGATGCATATCGCACAAGTTATTTCTATAGACTAAAGACCAGCGCTGATTGAATGGATATCGTCTTGGCGGGGGCAACCGGCTTCATCGGCAGCCATGTTCGGAAGTTGTTGTCTGCGCGACATCGGGTGATCGCTCTTACACGGGAAGAATTCCCTGTAGCGGAACGAGGGGTTGAGTGGCTTTGTGCGGACCTTTCGGAAACGTGCCAGAGTGTTCAGTTGCCACCGAGAGCAGATGCCATCGTGTATCTGGCTCAATCTCGGCACTACCGTAAGTTTCCGGACGAAGCATGGCCGATCTTTAACCTGAATATCAGAGCGCTTATGGTGATGCTGGAATACGCGAGACACTGCGGGGCGAAGCGGTTTTTTTATGCCTCGAGTGCCAATGTGTACAAGCGAAGCCATCGACGCATTACAGAAGCGTCGGATCTTCAACCGACGACCTTTTATGCTCGGTCGAAGCTCATCGCCGAGATGATCATCGAATCCTACGCGCAATATTTCCACTGCGATGTATTTCGGCTCTTCACGGTGTACGGGCTCGGTCAACAACACATGTTAATTCCTTCCCTGGTCGATCGTGTGCGTCAATCGCAACCGATTGAGATCCGTGGGAGACGAGGGCTTCGGCTAACCCCCATATACGTGACCGACGTGAGTGCAGCCATCCAGGCTGCGCTGGAGAGAGAAAGTCCGCCGAGTGGTTTTGAGGTGTTCAATGTGGGCGGAGACGAGGCCCTCAGCATCTACGATTTGGGGCAAGTTATCGGAAAAGCCCTCAAGATACGTCCCAAGTTCAATTTTGTCGGCGGTGCACGGGAATCCGGATGGATGGCTGACAGTTCAAAGCTGACGCGAACATTCGGGCTGCGGGGGTTTGTTGGATTTCAGGATGGAATCACCCGAGTTTTGCATGGCTAGCGCGTCCGTCACAGGAGCACTGGAGCCTTTTACGTGGAAAATGTACGAGGTATATCTTCATGCGGCGATCAAGTCTGGATATCGGTTTTTAGGATTTGATGCTTTGGCAGACGAGTCGGTGTTGCCGGACGCTCCATTCATTCTACTGAGGCACGACATCGACTACGATCCCGATTGGACCCTCGCGATCAGTAAGATAGAGGCTGAGAACCACGTTCGCGCGACGTATTTCTTCCAGGCCGACTCTCCATTCTACAATTTAGACAGTGCCGGAACGATTTTGGTCATTGAAGAGCTTTTGCGGCAAGGTCACTGGCTGGGAGTGCACTTTGATGCTAATCGGTTGAACGATGATACAGAAATCACCGAAGAAGTGGAGAGAGCTGCGGTACGCTTTGAAGTTAGGTTTGGTGTCCGACTCGATGCCGCCTCATTTCACATGCCGACCTATCGACCCGTGAAGCATTTGCGTCTCAAGAATAAACGCGTTAACACCTACTCGTCGCTTTTTTTTGATCGCATCACATACTTTTCCGACTCAAACCAAGATTGGCGTGGGAAAGACATTCTTAGGACACTGCAGGAAAAACTATACGCCAGAATCCAATTTCTGGTTCACCCGATCTGGTGGCGGGAAACCTATTCGCCGTTCCATGTCAAACTCGCCGAATTGGCAATGAAATTACACATTCCGGTCGACGCCATTCTCACGCGCGAACAGCGCGACTTGCTCGCCAAAACACAAGCGAACTGATTCCACCGTCATGGCCCCCCGGGTCCTACCATTCGGAGATACGTTCGATATCCCAATGATATCGGCGGTACTCCGTTCTGAATGGATTGTGGCTTGCGTGAGTGCCGGGATTCGCCCGCAGCATCATGCCGAACTGAGACGACTCAAACGGGTAGGGTATCGACCTGCCGGGCATGGGGGTCTTGCGCGAAGAATTCCGTCATGAGTCGGATGGAGCCCAAGGTGGCTGATCCAATCGGTAGTCTGAAGGGAATGGCCCTTCGAAAAGTCAGAGATCGAATAATAGCAACGGAGACACACCTGTCGCAATGGTTAGACCAACGAAAAGACGGATTGCTCCGCAGACTGTGCGGCTGCCAGTGGTTCAAAACTCGCGTTGTGCTTCCCTCTATCGTGGGTTGGGGCATCGTCCGTTCACTTCCCAAAAGAGTGCTCCGATTTCCGTACCTGCGTTTCAAGAGGATGGAAGCAGAGTCATGCCTGGCCCAGTATTTGGCGCAAAGGCGAGGTGGCGTTCTCTCCGTGCTGTGCGAGTCCCGGTGGTTGAGAATGCACATAATCGTTCCGGTTGCCACCGTGGGAAAACTAATTACGTCCCCGTTCAAGAAGCGAAGCGTGGTGTTTCTCCATCAAAATTACTATCACTTTTACTATTTGGCAAAGGCCTTGCGAGCCAGAGGATGGGATGCCGTGTTGGTAAGTCTTGAGTCGGCGAACAGTCCGCACGCCAACTTTTATCACGGTGACGATATCAATCTGTTCTCAGACGATCATGTAGAGTTTCGACGGAGCATTCGAGAATTTTTCGCACACGCCAAGAAACGGTTTCGACTCCTGCATTTTTCCGGTGCAGGCCAGATGTCTTTTTTCCCCGAGAACTGGAAATGGGAAACCGACGATTCCTGGGACATCGTGGACTGGAAAACGTCAGGCCGTCGGGTGGCCTACACGACGACCGGGTGTAATGACGGAGTGGCTCAATCATCCGTGATGAAGTGGTCCAGTACAGGAGAAGCGGGCAATGTTTGCCAAAAGTGTCCCTGGCAACCCGACCCGGCCATATGTAACGACTCAAAAAACTTGGGATGGGGTCGTAAGATCGAGCGGAATTGTGACGCATTTTTTACCGAAGGGTACCCGGCGCTGGATTACCAGATGGGAGCCAAAACGGTCAGAGAGCCAACCACGATGTGTCTGGACTCCGCATTCTGGAGACCGGATTTGCCGGTGCCGAACGAGTTCAAAATCATTCGTCAACCTGGAGAACTGCTTGTCTATCATGGAGTCGGCAACTACGAGGCGCGTACTCAAAACGGACGAAATATTAAAGGAACTCCAGCGGTCATCGAGGCCATCGAGCGATTGAAGGCCGATGGAATTCCAGTCAGACTTGTTTTTGTGACAGGAATCAAGAGCACGGAAGTGAGGTTCATCCAGGTCCAGTGTGACGTGATTGTCGATCAGCTCAACTACGGCCGGTTTGGGTCGACGGCTCAGGAAGGTATGATGTTGGGGAAGCCAACGGTTTGCTATATCAATCCGAACGAGCCAAGCCAGGACGACGTGCTCGCGTATATGAGGGAGCTTCCCCTGATTTCGGCGACCGAACAGACCATCTATCAGGTTTTGAAAAAACTTCTTCTCATGGATCCCGAAGAGCGTTCGTCGATCAGTCGTGCAAGTCGACTCTATGCGCTCAAATGGCATAGCGCTGAAGCCTGTGCGGCCCGTTACGAACAGATCTACGATCAGTTGATGCGAGGTGAAAAGGTTCAATATCCGCAAAGTTGGTAGGTTGGGGTTCTTTCCTCCGTCCCGCGCAGAAAACAATCAAACCTCGATTTGTGGAGGAGGTAGAAAGTTCATCGCGATCCAGTGTTCCGCAATGAGTTCGATGCCTAACAAGGTAGTCGTCATCTATCGACCGAACTTCCTCGCTGAGCGTGGAAATTCCGTCTTCGACTATTCCGTGTTTCTGTCTTGGTTTGATCCCAATCTGAGTCAAATCCATCATGCTGTCGCTATTGGCTTAACCAAGGTGTGAACGATATGTCGACCTCTAAGATTTACAGGGTGTATTTAGCGCCTATTCGGATCGCGGACCTGCCGATCATGTTCAAATGGATCAACCATCGCGAAGAAGTGCTTCTCAATGCGCCGTACAAACCTGTAAGTGAGACACAGCACCAGACTTGGTTTGAGTCTATCCAACAGCGCAGTGATCTGGTTGTTTTTGGCATTCGCGTACGAAAGAACGATAAGTTGATTGGCTCATGCCAACTGCACGGAATTCATCCCATACATCGCACCGCTGAGCTACAAATTCGGGTTGGTGATGCGTCGGCGAGGAACAGCGGCAATGGGACTGAGGCGATACATTTGCTTCTCAATTTCGCATTCAAGGACTTGAACTTACACCGAGTTCATCTCCATGTGTTTGCGACGAATACGATGGCGATCCGTGCCTATGAGAAGGTCGGCTTTGTTCGTGAAGGCATGCTTCGAAAGGCTGCACACGTTGATGGTACCTATGTGGATATTGTCTTAATGGCACTCCTAAGAGAGGAGTATGGCAAGTAGCAAGATCGTTGCTATCCATCAGCCCAACTTCTTCCCATGGCTTGGGTATTTCAATAAACTTGCCAGAGCGGATGTGTTTATTGTGCTGGACAACGTGCAGTTCCCGAAGACCGGCGGAACCTGGATGAACCGGGTGAGGTTACTCATGAACGGGGAGCCGGATTGGATTTCGATGCCCGTTGTCCGGTCGTATCATGGGACACGTCTGATCCACGAGATGAAGATTAACAATAGTATTCCATGGCGCAAGAAGTTGCTGAAGACCATCAATTTGTCATACGGACGCGCTCCCTTTCATGATGAAGTGGTGCCTCTTCTCAGCACACTGATGGGAAATTCCACTGATGACCTTCGAGAGTTCAACCTGGACGCGTTGCGTGTTGTGGGAACGGCTATCGGCCTGGATCCTGGAAAGCTGATTCTTGGATCTACACTCGATGTCAAAGGAGAGGCTACGGATTTGCTGATTGCCATGGTACAAGCCGTCGGCGGCACCGCATATCTTTGCGGTGGTGGTGCAGGAGGGTATCAAGAAGATGAGAAATTCGCCGTCGCGGGCATACAGCTCATCTATCAAAGCTTCGCGCATCCGACCTATTCTCAGGTCGGCAGTGAGCAATTTTGTGCCGGTCTGTCGGTCATTGATGTTGCGATGAATTGTGGATTCAAGGGAGTTCGACGATTGATTGTTCCAACTCTTACCTAGAAGAAGGCTGGTTCTACGGGGCAAGGGGTGTCAGGTGTTTGTCGGTGGGTGCGAGGCCTGGGGGGAAGATTAGGTGGTGCCCATGAAGTATCGCCGATCCAAACTGCGCAGCAGTGCTGTCTGTGATGTTCCAAGCCATCGTTTACATGTGTCTTGTCAGCAAGGCAGGCAATGCTAAGTAAGGTCGAGCAAGATCTTCAAAGAGACAGCTTCCCCAATATCGAAAATGTCACCGACATCGTGATTGAATGTCATAACGTCTGCAAGCGTTTCCAGCTTGTTGATGCAGGAGATGCGTGGCGGATCATTTTGGGAATAGAGAAGATTCAAAAGCAATTCGAAGCTCTCAGCGACATATCTCTTCTGGTTCCAAAAGGCAAAATTGTGGGTGTCCTCGGCTACAACGGAGCCGGCAAGAGCACGTTACTGCGAATATTAGGAAGAGTATATAAGCCGACGTCGGGAGTGGTTTATGTCAATGGGGAAATCGCCGGACTGTTTGAACTCGGAGGATTGAGCAATCGTTTTCTGACCGGTCGAGAGTACGCGCTTCGAATGTTGGAGTATTTTGGAGCTGAAGGAGGAAGCGTTCAGGCACTTTTGGCTGACATACGGGAATTTTCAGAATTGAATGAGCACTTTGAACGACCCATCAGTACGTATTCATCTGGGATGGCGGCGAGGTTGTATTTCGCGACTGCTACGGCTCTCGAGAAGGAGATCTACCTCATAGACGAAGTATTGTCCGTCGGGGACGAGTATTTCCAAGCGAAATGCTGGAAACGGATCCGGGAACGCCTCACACGTGGGGCGTCCGGTGTCCTGGTAACACATGATTGGTCCGCCGTCATCAAGCTTTGCGAGAGGTCCTATGTTCTTGATCGCGGGAGAATTACGATTTCTGGACCTTCCGATGAGGTGATCGCGCAATACCTTAGGCTGGATGCACCTCCTCTGAATATCGCGCGATTCGGCCATATGGAAAGGTCGTTTCAAGCTGAGACTGGACAGGATCTTGAACTGACTATTCCCATTGAAGTGTTCGAATCCGCGAACATTGAATTTGCGTTTTCCATCGAATTTCTCAGACTGGGATTCGGTTGGGAGATTCTCATATTGTCTAATTACCATTCGGTGACTGATGCGCCTGGTCTCCGAACGATTGCGCTTCGAATTTCTCGATTCCCATTGACTCCCAATCGGTACAGTCTGAATTTGTTTCTTCGCAAATGGAATGATGATCGTACGGGAGTAGTGGTCTGCGATCGACGTACATGGACGAGTGGAAATGGTCTTGAACTGAATGTCAAGGGATCGAAAGAGGCTGCTCTAGTTCGAGTACCGTTGAAGCCGAGGATGGTCAGTAAATATGCCTCACATTGAGGTTCAAAATGTTGTGAAAGCATTCCCTCTTGGGATTGTGGATTCTCTGGTCACGTTTGGAAAGATTATTTGTGACATACCGTTGGAAGGAAGTGCACCGGCAGCAAAGACGGCAGTGAATGGGGTATCGCTCAGCATCGGATCAGGAGAGAGGGTTGGTATCATCGGTCAGAATGGCGCGGGTAAATCGACTCTCCTGCATTTGATCGCCGGGATCGCCAGTCCTACATCCGGCAGGGTCTTAGTGAAAGGACATGTCACGTCTGTGCTGACTCTAGGAGTCGGCATTCGAGAGGAACTCAGCGGGCGCGAAAATATCTATGTAGATGGAGAGCTGCAAGGTAAAGCCCGAAGCGAGACCGATCTCGTAATTGGAGACATTATCGAGTTCGCAGAGCTTGGGGAGTTTATCGATCGACCGGTGCGCACTTATTCGACCGGCATGAAGGCACGATTGGCGTTTTCAATGATTGCGTTCATCGACCCCGAGATTTTGTTGATCGACGAAGCACTTTCCGTGGGCGATGTCGCGTTTTCGAAGAAAGCAACTAGGCGAATTAGAGAGATCTGTGCGAGAGGGCGGATCGTAGTTGTCGTGTCGCATGGGCTAGATGCCATCAGCGAAATGTGCACAAGATGCATTTGGATGGAATCCGGACGTATCCGTCTGGATGGAAGTCCTCTCGAAGTCATCCAAGCGTACAAGAAATGGGTGCAAGAAATCGGAGAGAAAGAGGCCGTTGCAAAATATCATCGTCACATTAGGGAAGAGTCGTATGAAGAAGGGTGGGGTATAAGCAAACTTGAATGCTTCCGAAATGGTGAACCCTGGGCGAAACCTTTGCGTATCGGTGAGAGTGTTTCATTGCGTTGGTGCGTTCACCGGCCTTGTGGGATTCAAGATTTCGACATGCAGTTGTTGATCGAACGGCTTGACGGATTACTTCTCATTGACGAACGTTTGGAATGCGAAGGGTGGCAGTTCGCGGGCGACAAAGTCGAGCAGGAAGTTGAGATCCCGACCGTATTGGCTCAAGGAGTCTATAGAGCGCAGGTGGGGATTCTGCGTGAACAGGTAAAACTTGCCAGTCGCTCCTTGGTATTCGAGATCACCGATCCGGATCCCCCTAAGGGAGGAAGACCGGCGTTGCTCTCTTCATACACAATCACGGCGCACTAACCCAACACTATACGAAATCATGCTTGGATTTGAGGCGCGCGATCTTTCACTGATATTCGGGTTCGCCAGGAATCATCTCCGAGAGAAGCATATCGGTTCGATATTGGGAAGTTCCTGGAGCGTGTTGCAGCCTCTTCTCATGCTGGCTGTCTATACATTTGTGTTTGGTTTTGTCTTTAAAGTGAAGTTCCCGGGTGCTGAGACAACGTTTGGCTATACGGTATGGCTTCTTAGCGGATTTGGGCCTTGGATGGGTTTCACTGAAGCGGTCATGGCGTCCGCTGTCTCAATCACATCGGCTACGGGCCTTATAAAGAACGTTGCGTTCAAAACAGAAGTGCTGCCGATTGCAGCGGGATTGACCGGAACTCTTCCGATTGTCGTGAGTCTATGTTTTCTCGGCGTGTTGCTGGTCATCGATGGTAATACGCCGTCTTGGCATGTCCTGTTGCTCCCGCTCGTCGTCGTAAGCCAGTTTCTTTTGGTCGCATCCGTCGGTATTCCTTTGTCTGCAATCACCGTGTTTTTTAGGGATCTCACGTATGCATTGCCGAATCTATTGATGATTGTGCTCTTCATGTCTCCGATTTTCTATCCTGTGGAGAGTATGCCGCACGTTTTTCAAACGGTGTCAGCCTTTAACCCCATTTATATTTTGGTGGAGGCATACCGCTCGATTTTACTTTATCACCAGCCTCCTAATTTATTGGGCCTGGGGTATGTCTCGATTCTCGGAATAGTGCTGACTGCTCTTATGCTTCGAATGTTTCGCAGGGTTAAAGGGTATTTCGAATCTGTTCTATAAGCGGAGCGAGATGCTGAGGAGTAGAACCGCACTTCTACAATTCACCGCTTCCTTCTGTGGCGTCTCCGGTTGATGCAAAAGGTTATTGATGTTTAAGACCATTCGTCGCATATGCTCCCGCCTAATTGAACGCGTTCATCATGGGAAGGGAATGAGTGCGCCACTTCTTACCACACCGGTGAAGCGGTACATTGAAGCAACGCAAACCGGCGTTGACTCATATTGGGGTGAGCACACCGTTAACTCAAGGCCGTTCAGAACTCCACAGGAATCAGTGGACTATCTGGAGTGGAGATGCGAAGAGTATCCTTTACTTCGCGAATTCATGGGCTTGTATGGTCAGCATGATACACAGGTGGTTTTAGATTACGGGTGCGGGCCTGGAGATGACCTCATCGGTTTTCTGCTTCATACGAAAGCCAAGAAAGTGATAGGCATGGATATCTCTGAAAAGGCGTTGAGCCTTGCTGGACATAGAGTCGCGCTTCATAATATTTCTTCGGAAAGAGCGGAACTCGTTCAGATTTCTGACGCAGTCTGTAGGATCCCAGTAGAGGACCAGGTCGTGGATTACATCAATAGCGGCGGGGTCATTCACCATACAAGTACGCCAGATATAATACTTAAGGAGTTTTATAGAATTCTCAGGCCTCGTTCTCAGGCGCGCATAATGGTCTACAATCGCAACAGTCTCTGGTTCCATCTTTATACTGCCTACGACAAGATGGTCCTCCACAATGCTTTTCCAGGATTAACTCTTGAAGAAGCGTTTGCCAGGA is a genomic window containing:
- a CDS encoding WbqC family protein produces the protein MASSKIVAIHQPNFFPWLGYFNKLARADVFIVLDNVQFPKTGGTWMNRVRLLMNGEPDWISMPVVRSYHGTRLIHEMKINNSIPWRKKLLKTINLSYGRAPFHDEVVPLLSTLMGNSTDDLREFNLDALRVVGTAIGLDPGKLILGSTLDVKGEATDLLIAMVQAVGGTAYLCGGGAGGYQEDEKFAVAGIQLIYQSFAHPTYSQVGSEQFCAGLSVIDVAMNCGFKGVRRLIVPTLT
- a CDS encoding GNAT family N-acetyltransferase; the encoded protein is MFKWINHREEVLLNAPYKPVSETQHQTWFESIQQRSDLVVFGIRVRKNDKLIGSCQLHGIHPIHRTAELQIRVGDASARNSGNGTEAIHLLLNFAFKDLNLHRVHLHVFATNTMAIRAYEKVGFVREGMLRKAAHVDGTYVDIVLMALLREEYGK
- a CDS encoding NAD-dependent epimerase/dehydratase family protein, whose product is MDIVLAGATGFIGSHVRKLLSARHRVIALTREEFPVAERGVEWLCADLSETCQSVQLPPRADAIVYLAQSRHYRKFPDEAWPIFNLNIRALMVMLEYARHCGAKRFFYASSANVYKRSHRRITEASDLQPTTFYARSKLIAEMIIESYAQYFHCDVFRLFTVYGLGQQHMLIPSLVDRVRQSQPIEIRGRRGLRLTPIYVTDVSAAIQAALERESPPSGFEVFNVGGDEALSIYDLGQVIGKALKIRPKFNFVGGARESGWMADSSKLTRTFGLRGFVGFQDGITRVLHG
- a CDS encoding class I SAM-dependent methyltransferase; this translates as MRISQAGKIFACSRCKFDLFIGDQDQRIACPSCLAEFVKDTLVWNFIPQENEISLPIWRAWQAVQDNGVASYQADPDHNLSVGKREDCKRFADFCNYHGMVLDVGCGPQPWPAYFDADEKVFFIGVDPLAGTQPSGYLTMKALAEYLPFRDRVFDHVLFSTTLDHFVDPVESLREAVRVCKPSGEIDVWLGEKKPGAPTPVSSPEWYTRLKKPELAEDVFHIKRLNSDEFRAIAKKVGVHIVQAEAHPIDAYRTSYFYRLKTSAD
- the asnB gene encoding asparagine synthase (glutamine-hydrolyzing); the encoded protein is MCGITGIFNLNGDAVSPVALRKMTDVIAHRGPDGEGFFVDRFIGLGHRRLAIIDLTSAGQQPMATLDDRYILTYNGEIYNFRELRAELEQCGHRFRSRTDTEVLLHAYAEWGEKALDRLNGMFAFAVWDRQRQELFLARDRYGIKPLYYTLQDNAFLFGSEAKAILAHPSYRCEMDKEALLEYFTFQNFFTDRTLFANIRLLPAGCTLRLSIGMRRLGPVSRYWDYEFVEPERAGDEREYLEELDRLFCQAVRRQLVSDVDVGAYLSGGMDSGSITAIAAKQLPYLKTFTCGFDLHSASGLELSFDEREKAEFMSYLFKTEHYEMVLKAGDMERILPKLTQHLEEPRVGQSYPNFYMAQLAGKFVKVVLSGGGGDELFGGYPWRYYRAVINNDFEDYVDKYYLYWQRLIPNKDIKEVFTPIHRDVQHVWTRDIFRDVFTKHAPTLTRPEDYINHSLYFEAKTFLHGLLVLDDKLSMAHGLETRVPFLDNDLVEFAMNLPVHLKLGNLSHVIRQDENDVGDKSARYFSKTKDGKLLLRKAMERYIPLEVTDGAKQGFSAPDASWFKGESIEYVRRKVLSERARIYEFLDRKAVERLVTEHLEGRQNRRLLIWSLLNVENWCEQFL
- a CDS encoding GDP-mannose 4,6-dehydratase, producing MDLKGKKVLVIGGAGLIGSHAVDELVNEDVAEIRIYDNFVRGKQENLYEALKDPRVKIYDAGGDICQTDILDSAMNGMDGVFHFAALWLLQCHEYPRSAFEVNVRGTFNVLEACVANKVQRLVYSSSASVYGDAVEEPMTEDHPFNNQNFYGATKICGEAMARAFYHRYALNVVGLRYMNVYGPRQDYRGAYIAVIMKMLDAIDRGEGPTILGNGSEAFDFVAVADCGRANICAMKADTTDRFYNVGTGKRTSLKELAEMVIRLTDCNQPIRYAPRSQATLVRNRIGSPKRAKEELGFEAKIELQEGLAKLIAWRAAHQEEVAARREAAAS